One genomic region from Fictibacillus marinisediminis encodes:
- a CDS encoding NUDIX hydrolase, with product MKRVDVVYVLLWDERSDNIFMVKNRGDKGSYYTLPGGAVEEGETLEQAAVREVREETGLEVEVENVFGISEAFFEENGHHVIFFTFLGKITGGKIGTLCPDEIEEVAWMDYKEAEPYLYLPDGVKERIISNRSISYSLRGTVKS from the coding sequence ATGAAACGTGTAGATGTGGTTTATGTTTTATTGTGGGACGAACGATCGGATAACATCTTTATGGTGAAGAACAGAGGGGATAAAGGTTCCTATTATACGCTTCCCGGGGGTGCAGTGGAGGAAGGGGAAACCCTTGAACAGGCTGCTGTCCGTGAAGTGAGAGAAGAGACGGGCCTGGAAGTAGAAGTAGAGAACGTATTTGGAATATCCGAGGCCTTTTTTGAAGAAAATGGGCATCATGTGATCTTCTTTACGTTCCTTGGCAAAATAACCGGTGGAAAGATTGGGACCCTATGTCCGGATGAAATCGAGGAAGTCGCATGGATGGATTATAAGGAAGCAGAGCCATATCTATATCTTCCGGATGGTGTAAAAGAAAGGATCATATCCAATCGTTCCATCTCCTACAGTCTGAGAGGAACCGTCAAAAGCTAA
- a CDS encoding MetQ/NlpA family ABC transporter substrate-binding protein: protein MKLKKWGLLLLGVLIAAALSACGSSSTSGDGKRIEKLTVGASNVPHAVILKEAVPLLKKKGIDLKIVKFQDYVLPNKALANKEIDANYFQHIPYLEQQLKENPNYKFENAGAIHIEPMGVYSKKYKSLKDLPNGAKVILSNSVAEHGRILSIFEKAGLIKLKSGVGYKAQLKDIVENPKKLKFRADIEPALLTKAYQYNEGDAIVINTNYAIDAGLNPKKDSIALEGPDSPFANIITVRQGDKDKKAIKTLVEVLHSKKIQSFIEKEYKGAVLPVSN, encoded by the coding sequence ATGAAATTAAAAAAATGGGGATTATTATTACTGGGAGTATTGATCGCGGCAGCATTATCGGCATGCGGATCATCAAGCACGAGCGGCGATGGGAAAAGGATAGAAAAATTAACTGTCGGTGCCTCTAATGTACCGCACGCTGTCATTCTAAAAGAAGCGGTTCCTTTGCTGAAGAAAAAAGGAATTGACCTGAAGATCGTTAAATTCCAAGATTATGTTCTGCCAAACAAAGCGCTGGCCAATAAAGAGATCGATGCTAACTACTTCCAGCACATTCCTTACCTGGAGCAGCAACTGAAAGAAAATCCAAACTATAAATTCGAAAACGCTGGAGCCATTCATATTGAACCAATGGGCGTTTACTCTAAAAAATACAAATCACTAAAAGATTTGCCGAACGGTGCAAAAGTGATTCTAAGCAATTCAGTAGCTGAGCATGGCCGAATTCTTTCTATCTTTGAAAAAGCAGGATTGATCAAGCTTAAATCAGGCGTCGGGTACAAAGCACAGCTGAAAGACATTGTTGAAAATCCAAAGAAACTTAAATTTAGGGCTGACATCGAGCCAGCTCTTCTTACAAAGGCCTATCAGTACAATGAAGGAGATGCTATCGTCATCAACACGAACTATGCCATCGATGCTGGACTTAATCCAAAGAAAGATTCCATCGCACTAGAAGGGCCTGATTCTCCATTTGCCAACATCATCACTGTCCGCCAAGGCGATAAAGACAAGAAAGCCATTAAAACCCTGGTTGAAGTGCTTCATTCTAAAAAGATCCAATCGTTTATTGAAAAAGAATACAAAGGCGCCGTCCTCCCTGTATCAAATTAA
- a CDS encoding DinB family protein, with the protein MNIIKPIFHQLEIANHYILKILEIMEESDLELSLGAEKRTLRELFAHLAVIYKADFMILNGATQQEMEEFYEKHHPQTLLEIKEMLLDHFAFLKEKTACFTNEDWSVVTTSWWGVSYSRYEWMLEILGHVYHHRGQLQTVLAINSRDPKIQLFE; encoded by the coding sequence ATGAATATAATAAAACCAATTTTTCACCAGCTGGAGATAGCCAACCATTACATTCTGAAAATTTTAGAAATCATGGAAGAAAGCGACCTGGAACTTTCGCTGGGAGCGGAGAAAAGAACATTACGGGAACTGTTCGCCCATCTAGCCGTGATCTATAAAGCGGACTTTATGATCTTGAATGGGGCCACTCAGCAGGAGATGGAGGAGTTCTATGAAAAGCACCACCCCCAGACCCTTTTGGAAATAAAGGAGATGCTTCTTGATCATTTTGCTTTTTTAAAAGAGAAGACGGCGTGTTTTACGAATGAAGATTGGTCTGTTGTGACAACCTCGTGGTGGGGAGTGTCCTATTCAAGATACGAATGGATGCTGGAAATTCTCGGACATGTCTATCACCATAGAGGTCAGCTGCAGACGGTACTCGCCATAAATAGCAGAGACCCGAAAATTCAACTGTTTGAATAG
- a CDS encoding DUF1345 domain-containing protein — protein sequence MKLKMSTKKDYRWPSDVAIVIIGILFKLLSNMVTIGPNWPVFVIAFILYIPLLYAVSSEHDLWSRKFAILRVLVLTFALMSSMVDLVYSLFFGMPSASELFQSAGLLWAANVLIFAIWYWEIDRGGPIRRNSKNPGKPEFGFPQMMSSLPEWEGWKPNFLDYLFVAFNTSVAFSPADTAVFSRRAKLLMMTQSVISLVALVVLAARAINIV from the coding sequence ATGAAATTGAAAATGAGTACGAAAAAAGATTACCGCTGGCCGTCTGATGTTGCGATCGTCATCATCGGAATCTTATTTAAACTTTTGTCCAATATGGTGACAATCGGCCCGAACTGGCCGGTCTTTGTCATTGCTTTTATCCTTTATATTCCTTTACTTTACGCAGTTAGTTCTGAACATGATCTATGGTCGAGGAAATTTGCGATTCTTCGGGTTTTAGTTCTTACTTTTGCCTTGATGAGCAGCATGGTGGACTTGGTGTATTCTTTATTTTTTGGCATGCCGAGTGCCAGTGAATTATTTCAAAGTGCTGGTCTATTGTGGGCAGCGAACGTGCTGATTTTTGCGATCTGGTATTGGGAGATCGACAGAGGGGGGCCAATCCGGAGAAATTCAAAAAATCCAGGGAAGCCTGAATTTGGTTTTCCTCAGATGATGTCCTCACTGCCAGAGTGGGAAGGGTGGAAGCCTAATTTCCTGGATTACTTATTTGTAGCCTTTAACACAAGTGTTGCTTTCAGTCCGGCGGATACGGCTGTATTTTCCAGGCGGGCGAAACTCCTGATGATGACACAATCGGTGATCTCACTTGTTGCGCTCGTTGTATTGGCGGCACGGGCAATTAATATCGTGTAA
- a CDS encoding twin-arginine translocase TatA/TatE family subunit, translated as MLQNIGIPGLVIMLVIALIIFGPSKLPEIGRAFGSTLREFKNSAKDLMSSDEKEERADQK; from the coding sequence ATGTTACAAAATATCGGTATACCCGGCTTGGTTATCATGTTAGTGATCGCGTTAATTATCTTTGGACCTTCTAAACTTCCTGAGATTGGACGGGCATTTGGCAGCACACTCAGGGAATTTAAAAACTCTGCCAAAGATTTGATGAGTTCGGATGAAAAGGAAGAGAGAGCAGACCAGAAATAA
- the tatC gene encoding twin-arginine translocase subunit TatC translates to MKDVEMLLVDHLSELRKRLIITLVTFALFFIVSFIYVQDIYHWLIRDLDEKLAVLGPSDILWVYFMISGIISIALTIPVAAHQIWMFVKPALSKHEAKTALSYIPALFLLFITGLAFGYFVVYPMVLDFLLSLSDGQFQTFFTSEKYFRFMMNLTLPFGFLFEIPLVIMFLTSIGLVNPKLLSKARRIAYFVLVLIAIVITPPDFMSDFLVTIPLLVLYEFSITLSKIVYRKKLAKQEDNVVELRKPS, encoded by the coding sequence ATGAAGGATGTAGAAATGCTCCTAGTGGATCATCTAAGCGAGCTTCGAAAACGGCTGATCATTACCTTGGTTACATTTGCTCTATTTTTCATCGTTTCCTTTATTTATGTTCAGGACATCTATCACTGGCTGATCAGGGATTTGGACGAGAAGCTTGCGGTTCTTGGGCCAAGTGATATTCTGTGGGTGTATTTTATGATATCGGGCATCATCTCCATCGCACTGACGATTCCGGTGGCGGCTCACCAGATCTGGATGTTTGTGAAACCGGCACTCTCTAAACATGAAGCCAAAACGGCATTGTCCTACATACCGGCGTTATTTCTGCTGTTTATTACCGGCCTTGCCTTTGGCTATTTTGTGGTTTACCCGATGGTGCTGGATTTCCTGCTCTCGCTGTCGGATGGACAGTTTCAGACCTTCTTTACATCAGAAAAATATTTCAGATTTATGATGAATCTCACGCTGCCGTTTGGCTTTTTGTTCGAGATTCCTCTCGTCATCATGTTTCTGACATCAATCGGACTCGTAAATCCAAAACTACTATCAAAAGCACGGAGAATCGCTTATTTTGTTTTAGTACTGATTGCGATTGTAATTACGCCGCCGGATTTCATGTCAGATTTTCTTGTCACGATCCCACTTTTGGTTCTGTATGAGTTCAGCATCACGCTATCCAAGATTGTCTACCGTAAAAAGCTGGCTAAACAGGAGGATAATGTTGTGGAGCTGAGGAAGCCTTCGTGA
- a CDS encoding alkaline phosphatase D family protein has product MEDWIKNLTDKSNEDKRFDRRSFLKGTGKIAGLSLGMVLAQSIGGFEVNAAPKFQSYPFTLGVASGDPLSDGVVLWTRLAPNPLNGGGMPAQAVPVKWEIARDERFRNIVQYGTELARPDLAHSVHVEVSGLKPNEVYYYRFKSGYELSPIGRTKTLPAVGSAVKELKFAFASCQQYEHGFYTAYKHMAEEDLDLVFHLGDYIYEYGPNEYVAATGNVRTHSSAEVMSLDDYRNRHAQYRSDANLKAAHAAFPWVVTWDDHEVENNYADKIPEKGQSVEAFIIRRAAAYQAYYEHMPLRKTSLPNGPDMRLYRNFAYGNLASFNVLDTRQYRSDQANGDGNKPQSPESLDPRRTLMGKEQESWLFNNLSTSKAHWNVLAQQIFFAQWNFGTSAAPVYSMDSWDGYPAQRQRVLDFVKSKNMNNLIVLTGDVHASWASNLLMDFDNPNSPIFGAEFVGTSITSGGNGADKRKDTDHILEQNSHIKFFNDYRGYVRCKVTPEQWQADYRVVPFVTEPGAAVSTRASYVYQKDQLGLKRVSASIVPQGLKISEQVEDDRFTAHTHAHNKQMNQIKEKVKQ; this is encoded by the coding sequence ATGGAGGATTGGATTAAGAATTTAACCGATAAGAGTAATGAGGACAAGAGGTTCGATCGTCGAAGCTTTCTAAAAGGAACCGGTAAGATCGCGGGATTATCTCTAGGTATGGTGCTGGCTCAGTCCATAGGGGGCTTTGAGGTTAACGCGGCTCCAAAGTTTCAAAGCTATCCTTTTACCCTGGGTGTTGCGTCTGGTGATCCACTTTCCGATGGCGTCGTGCTGTGGACACGTCTTGCCCCAAATCCGCTGAATGGGGGCGGGATGCCTGCACAAGCTGTTCCGGTAAAATGGGAGATTGCCAGAGATGAACGTTTTCGCAACATCGTTCAATACGGAACAGAGCTGGCAAGACCTGATCTTGCGCATTCCGTGCATGTTGAAGTGAGCGGGTTAAAACCTAACGAAGTCTATTATTATCGTTTTAAAAGCGGTTATGAACTGAGTCCGATCGGCAGAACGAAGACCTTGCCTGCTGTTGGATCTGCCGTGAAAGAATTGAAATTTGCATTTGCTTCTTGCCAGCAGTATGAACACGGATTCTATACGGCCTATAAGCATATGGCTGAAGAGGATCTGGATCTTGTGTTCCATCTTGGTGATTATATTTACGAATATGGCCCGAACGAGTATGTCGCAGCAACCGGAAATGTCCGCACGCACAGCAGTGCAGAGGTCATGTCGCTGGATGATTACCGCAACCGTCATGCCCAGTATCGTTCTGATGCGAACCTGAAGGCTGCTCATGCTGCTTTCCCATGGGTTGTTACCTGGGATGACCATGAAGTTGAAAACAACTATGCGGATAAGATTCCTGAAAAAGGACAGTCTGTGGAAGCTTTCATCATTCGCCGGGCTGCCGCTTACCAAGCGTATTATGAGCATATGCCGCTTCGTAAAACATCGCTACCAAACGGGCCGGACATGCGTTTATACCGAAATTTCGCATACGGAAACCTCGCTTCGTTCAATGTACTCGATACCCGCCAGTACCGGTCGGATCAAGCTAATGGAGACGGAAACAAACCACAGTCTCCTGAATCACTGGATCCTCGCCGTACTCTTATGGGGAAGGAACAGGAAAGCTGGCTCTTTAACAATCTGAGTACTTCCAAGGCTCACTGGAATGTACTGGCTCAGCAGATTTTCTTTGCTCAATGGAATTTTGGGACAAGCGCTGCCCCTGTTTACAGCATGGATTCCTGGGATGGCTATCCGGCACAGCGCCAGCGGGTTTTAGACTTTGTAAAAAGTAAAAACATGAACAATCTGATTGTATTAACAGGGGATGTTCACGCGAGCTGGGCTTCCAACCTGCTGATGGATTTTGATAATCCCAATTCACCAATCTTCGGTGCTGAATTTGTTGGAACTTCCATCACTTCCGGTGGAAATGGCGCTGATAAGCGAAAAGATACCGATCATATTTTGGAACAAAATTCGCATATCAAATTTTTTAACGACTACCGCGGCTATGTCCGCTGTAAGGTGACACCTGAACAATGGCAGGCTGACTATCGTGTTGTCCCTTTCGTAACAGAGCCAGGTGCCGCAGTATCTACACGAGCGTCCTATGTTTACCAAAAAGATCAACTCGGGCTGAAGCGGGTATCGGCTTCCATTGTCCCACAGGGGCTTAAAATTTCTGAACAGGTAGAGGATGACCGCTTTACTGCTCATACGCATGCACATAACAAGCAGATGAATCAAATAAAGGAGAAAGTAAAACAGTAA
- a CDS encoding ArsR/SmtB family transcription factor, with the protein MKHLLSAQPAEKVQVALESSCVWEVILGIAGYTYAQLRHSFDLDEQWKDWKGEMNSSLIDHLKQIQETNLWYGMLLLQNRWNADTLQEFSNKLQNMTEEEFYETLLPYKNREAEATRKENALNFSHENRFREYAAYFEGHEYLEGYVRLLGERPRVELSSLMLSAMEEWHGFISAKPVWEKWMQSLAHETRQTMKFEEPLEEIERITGGLKYIPEPSVWYIKLVPHVSYRPWVLQLRTPDTMLFFYPVNEEYFTEPGVPSMDLIRGHKALGDEFRLKLLFQLQKGPLSLQELSGQFHMSKTTLHHQLSLLKAAKFVSVEKGIYSANVKQIQSFSERLIQYLGKEG; encoded by the coding sequence TTGAAACACCTTTTATCCGCACAGCCCGCAGAAAAAGTGCAAGTAGCACTAGAATCTTCATGTGTATGGGAAGTCATACTTGGTATTGCCGGTTATACCTACGCACAATTAAGGCATTCCTTTGATTTGGACGAGCAATGGAAAGATTGGAAAGGGGAAATGAACAGTTCGCTTATTGACCATCTGAAACAAATCCAAGAAACGAACTTGTGGTACGGAATGCTCCTGCTTCAAAACCGGTGGAACGCGGACACCCTTCAAGAATTTTCGAATAAACTGCAGAACATGACAGAGGAAGAATTTTATGAAACGCTCCTGCCCTATAAGAACCGGGAAGCCGAAGCAACTCGAAAGGAAAATGCCCTAAACTTTAGCCATGAGAATCGTTTTAGAGAATATGCTGCGTACTTTGAAGGGCACGAATACTTGGAAGGCTATGTTCGATTGCTGGGAGAGCGGCCACGCGTTGAATTAAGTTCGCTGATGTTATCCGCGATGGAAGAGTGGCATGGCTTTATAAGTGCAAAGCCAGTTTGGGAAAAATGGATGCAGTCACTTGCCCATGAAACGAGACAAACGATGAAATTTGAAGAGCCATTGGAAGAGATTGAACGAATTACAGGCGGCCTTAAGTATATTCCTGAACCATCAGTGTGGTATATAAAGCTTGTTCCCCATGTTTCTTACCGGCCATGGGTTCTGCAATTACGGACACCTGACACCATGCTTTTCTTTTATCCGGTAAACGAAGAATATTTTACCGAGCCAGGAGTTCCGTCCATGGATCTGATCCGGGGGCATAAAGCGCTCGGAGACGAGTTTCGATTGAAACTCCTTTTTCAGCTTCAAAAAGGGCCATTATCACTGCAGGAATTGAGCGGACAGTTTCACATGTCAAAAACGACACTTCACCATCAGCTTTCCCTTTTAAAAGCCGCGAAGTTCGTTAGTGTTGAAAAAGGGATCTATTCGGCAAATGTGAAACAGATCCAGTCTTTTTCGGAAAGATTAATCCAGTACTTGGGAAAAGAAGGATGA
- a CDS encoding MFS transporter — translation MKSYSRSFKALWTGEMVSEFGGAAGGIVNGLLLYELTGSKEWMGALWLVYFLPSLVLQGISAPFLNHVIKEKVLRNIQLIRMGAYLLPLIGSLLHSHAGTIFGLAILQCCLGLLQPIYASLSFSLLPEICKKEELAEANGLLDGTIRLMSFLAPGVTSLLLLISPVPLIYALSSFLFLISYYALSRIPPLETKRAAVWTKRFWWSEMKQGYQNFFQYPYLLRLTLLSSSVQFAVGAAMVLSVPLIRSELNGERWEYAVFSGAFPVGYALGTVLIKRIPKSPWTMYFGLVGGGISFLLLFVVTSIPGAWMCELFGGMVFPLFNAQSAAKFQKEAPREQLAQLSAVRLLFMRATMPLGILFASSAFLHLSIRQTFGVIGTVIILPGLFFLIKESGRIHPFNKQKTG, via the coding sequence ATGAAAAGCTACTCGAGGTCGTTTAAAGCGCTTTGGACCGGAGAGATGGTATCTGAATTTGGAGGAGCAGCAGGGGGCATCGTCAACGGATTGCTTCTGTATGAACTGACCGGCTCAAAAGAATGGATGGGAGCATTGTGGCTGGTTTACTTTCTCCCTTCTCTAGTGCTGCAGGGAATCAGTGCTCCTTTTTTAAATCACGTGATAAAAGAAAAAGTGCTCCGAAACATTCAGCTCATCCGTATGGGGGCATACTTGCTGCCGCTGATCGGATCACTGCTCCATTCGCATGCGGGGACCATTTTTGGACTTGCCATTCTGCAATGCTGTTTAGGCTTGCTGCAGCCGATCTATGCCAGTCTGTCGTTTTCTCTTTTGCCTGAAATTTGCAAAAAAGAGGAGCTGGCAGAAGCGAATGGATTGCTTGATGGAACGATACGGCTGATGAGTTTTCTTGCGCCTGGTGTAACTTCATTATTGCTGCTGATCAGTCCTGTGCCTCTTATTTACGCACTGTCTTCTTTCTTGTTTCTCATTAGCTATTATGCCCTTTCACGAATACCGCCGCTTGAAACGAAAAGAGCAGCGGTGTGGACTAAACGATTTTGGTGGTCAGAGATGAAGCAGGGGTATCAGAACTTTTTTCAGTATCCATATCTCTTGAGGCTGACCCTTCTTTCATCAAGTGTCCAATTTGCTGTAGGAGCTGCCATGGTCTTAAGTGTTCCTCTGATTCGGAGTGAACTCAATGGAGAACGGTGGGAGTATGCTGTTTTTTCAGGAGCTTTTCCGGTCGGCTATGCGCTGGGGACCGTCCTAATAAAGCGAATTCCAAAATCGCCATGGACGATGTATTTTGGACTCGTAGGCGGAGGAATTTCCTTCCTTCTTCTTTTCGTGGTGACGTCGATTCCAGGGGCATGGATGTGCGAGTTGTTTGGTGGAATGGTATTCCCGCTGTTCAACGCTCAAAGCGCTGCTAAATTCCAGAAGGAAGCTCCCCGAGAGCAATTGGCCCAGTTGAGTGCCGTCCGCTTGCTGTTCATGAGAGCCACGATGCCTTTGGGGATCTTATTTGCTTCTTCAGCATTCCTTCATCTCTCCATACGCCAGACCTTTGGTGTGATCGGAACGGTCATTATCTTGCCCGGTTTATTTTTTCTGATCAAGGAAAGTGGAAGGATACATCCTTTCAATAAACAAAAAACAGGCTGA
- a CDS encoding MBL fold metallo-hydrolase — MDHVEGSASTNKYIPVSSVTSGEGIELAPDIYSYTNQIVNLCFIGNPENGQDWVLVDAGMPDSAEKIIFEAEERFGKGARPKAIILTHAHFDHIGGIIGLLKKWDVPVYAHRLELPYVTGKKDYQEPDPSVEGGMVAKMSFLFPHESIDLDQRVTALPGDGSVPEMPGWRWVHTPGHTDGHISLFRDSDKALIAGDAFITVRQEDLYSVIIQELEISGPPRYFTPNWMTAWQSVKKLESLHPAMAVTGHGRPVKGEWLSQNLTRLARDFDKIAIPDYGKYVGDQLPEQ, encoded by the coding sequence ATGGATCATGTGGAGGGCAGTGCTTCTACGAATAAATACATTCCAGTCAGCTCGGTCACTTCTGGTGAAGGAATAGAACTCGCACCCGATATTTACAGCTATACCAACCAGATCGTTAATCTTTGTTTTATCGGGAATCCTGAAAATGGCCAAGATTGGGTACTGGTCGATGCCGGTATGCCTGATTCGGCCGAAAAAATCATCTTTGAGGCTGAAGAGCGCTTTGGAAAAGGTGCACGCCCGAAAGCCATCATTCTCACGCATGCCCATTTTGATCATATCGGCGGCATCATTGGCCTTTTGAAAAAATGGGATGTCCCTGTCTATGCCCACCGGCTTGAGCTGCCTTATGTCACCGGGAAGAAAGATTATCAAGAGCCAGATCCTTCTGTGGAAGGAGGTATGGTGGCAAAAATGTCCTTTCTTTTTCCGCACGAATCGATTGATCTGGATCAACGGGTAACCGCTCTCCCTGGAGATGGATCTGTTCCCGAAATGCCGGGTTGGCGCTGGGTTCATACACCTGGCCATACTGACGGCCATATTTCCTTGTTTCGGGATTCTGACAAGGCATTGATCGCCGGGGATGCTTTTATCACCGTAAGACAAGAGGATCTATACAGCGTCATCATACAGGAACTGGAGATCAGCGGACCACCCCGCTATTTTACCCCCAACTGGATGACAGCCTGGCAATCAGTAAAAAAACTGGAGTCGTTGCACCCCGCAATGGCGGTTACAGGACATGGGCGCCCAGTTAAAGGAGAATGGCTCTCACAAAATCTCACAAGATTAGCACGGGATTTTGATAAGATTGCCATTCCCGATTATGGTAAATATGTGGGGGATCAGCTGCCAGAGCAATAA
- a CDS encoding futalosine hydrolase — MYKLNGRILIMTSVQAEKEAVLRGWHDPRVDVVLAGVGPVAAAINTMKALNANTYDLVINAGIAGGFANRAEIGSLVIANEIVCADLGAESPDGFLSLDELGFGSSTRVGVDESIVLAISSALSEAGLIAQTAPILTLSKVTGTAESTEELMEREPKAAAEAMEGYGVALAAQEYNLPVLEIRAISNTVGPRDREGWRIKDALISLESASKVLMEVL; from the coding sequence ATGTATAAGTTAAACGGACGGATACTGATTATGACATCCGTACAGGCGGAAAAAGAAGCCGTTCTTCGCGGATGGCATGATCCCCGAGTGGATGTCGTACTGGCAGGTGTCGGACCTGTTGCAGCAGCCATCAATACGATGAAGGCATTAAACGCCAATACATATGATCTTGTCATTAATGCAGGAATTGCCGGGGGTTTTGCCAATAGAGCTGAAATTGGTTCACTGGTGATCGCAAATGAAATTGTCTGTGCTGATTTAGGTGCTGAATCTCCCGATGGCTTCCTCAGTCTGGACGAGCTGGGATTTGGTTCTTCAACAAGAGTTGGAGTGGATGAAAGCATCGTTTTGGCAATATCTTCTGCACTGTCAGAAGCTGGACTAATCGCACAAACAGCACCGATTCTTACTCTTTCAAAGGTGACAGGCACCGCAGAAAGTACTGAAGAATTAATGGAACGGGAACCGAAAGCCGCAGCTGAAGCGATGGAAGGATACGGTGTGGCATTGGCAGCACAGGAGTACAATCTGCCGGTGCTTGAAATCCGGGCGATCTCCAATACGGTAGGTCCTCGTGATCGTGAGGGATGGCGGATAAAAGATGCGCTGATATCCCTTGAATCAGCAAGTAAAGTTTTAATGGAGGTATTATAA
- a CDS encoding 1,4-dihydroxy-6-naphthoate synthase encodes MSIAFSPCPNDTFVFHALVHGMVPGTPEFDVTYADIDITNGLAARQEGPDILKISYAALPWVLDHYDLIPCGGALGRGCGPLVLVNQDGEVSPDMLSGKRVAVPSERSTAYMLFRLWAAQNVPGGIGETVVMPFDQIMPAVKEGKIDAGLVIHEARFTYQNYGLNLLADMGNWWEEDTGLPIPLGAIIARKSMDIESITKWIRSSVAYAWESPEASREYVMQHASELSLDVAQQHINLYVNEFTADLGEKGYEAITSLLNRAAKEGLVPERDYSTLLKMED; translated from the coding sequence ATGAGCATCGCCTTTTCACCATGCCCGAATGATACGTTTGTGTTTCATGCATTGGTCCATGGAATGGTGCCAGGCACCCCGGAATTTGATGTGACTTATGCCGATATTGACATTACGAATGGATTGGCTGCCCGGCAGGAGGGGCCAGATATACTAAAGATTTCGTATGCTGCACTTCCTTGGGTGCTTGATCATTATGATTTGATTCCTTGCGGAGGAGCACTTGGACGAGGCTGCGGCCCGCTTGTTCTTGTGAATCAAGATGGCGAAGTAAGTCCGGACATGCTGTCAGGAAAAAGGGTTGCCGTGCCGAGCGAACGTTCTACGGCTTATATGCTGTTCCGCCTATGGGCAGCTCAAAATGTACCAGGCGGAATTGGAGAAACAGTCGTAATGCCGTTTGACCAGATCATGCCGGCTGTTAAAGAAGGTAAGATTGATGCTGGCCTCGTCATTCATGAAGCCCGTTTTACCTATCAAAATTATGGCTTGAACCTGTTGGCCGATATGGGTAACTGGTGGGAAGAGGACACTGGGCTGCCGATACCGCTCGGTGCGATTATTGCCCGCAAGTCGATGGATATTGAATCAATCACGAAATGGATTCGTTCCTCAGTTGCCTATGCGTGGGAATCTCCAGAAGCGTCAAGAGAATATGTCATGCAGCATGCAAGCGAACTATCACTCGATGTAGCTCAGCAGCACATCAACCTCTATGTGAATGAATTTACCGCTGATTTAGGGGAAAAGGGCTATGAAGCGATCACTTCTTTGCTTAATCGCGCGGCGAAAGAAGGTCTTGTACCGGAAAGAGACTATTCCACACTTTTAAAAATGGAGGACTAA